The following is a genomic window from Pan paniscus chromosome 6, NHGRI_mPanPan1-v2.0_pri, whole genome shotgun sequence.
AACAGGTGGATCCCAGAGGGCAGGGCCAGTGAAGCACAGGCAGCCTTACCTTGGAGCCGGCTCCTTCGCCACTTGGTGCAGCCTCAGGGCCCAGCAGTGGCCCCTCTGCTGACGCCTTCTTcagctttttgttctttttctctgtcacTTCAGGaacttttctcttctgttttgccATCCTGCAACAGAGAAAGTAAATTGCTGAagacaaggaaataaaaggctTAACTcatataagatttttaaataaaaagaggtaGGGCActctcccattaaaaaaaaaaaagagtattatggaaaacatataaaagttaaaataaactcAAACTCCCACATTTCATAACCTATGGACAACCAGCTTGAcacattttggtatatttcctttctgtctttttttttttttttttttgagtcagggcctcactctg
Proteins encoded in this region:
- the C6H7orf50 gene encoding uncharacterized protein C7orf50 homolog isoform X4, with product MAKQKRKVPEVTEKKNKKLKKASAEGPLLGPEAAPSGEGAGSKPFGSQRSRFEEDSRLMS